The following coding sequences are from one Triticum aestivum cultivar Chinese Spring chromosome 5A, IWGSC CS RefSeq v2.1, whole genome shotgun sequence window:
- the LOC123106573 gene encoding cytochrome P450 81Q32-like — MDMSLEAQEFKQVVDEIIPLIGAANVWDYLPVMRWLDVSGVRSRILATVSRRDAFLHRLIDAERRRIGGAGDEGEKKSMIAVLLTLQKTEPELYTDQMIIALCAVSHFSTWLLLTYPSTSTASNTAMSLSWMNPTSNVFISSNLILAFPTLSADDVPRLSYLQCIINETLRLYPAAPLLLPHESSADCKVGGYDVRSGTMLIVNAYALHMDPAVWEDPTAFRPERFEDGKGDGLLLMPFGMGRRRCPGEALALLTVGVVLGTLVQCFDWDRVDGVEVDMTEGVGITMPKAVALEAVCRPRAAMRDVLQKL, encoded by the exons ATGGACATGTCCCTGGAGGCGCAGGAGTTCAAGCAGGTGGTGGACGAGATCATCCCGCTCATCGGCGCGGCCAACGTGTGGGACTACCTGCCGGTGATGCGGTGGCTCGACGTGTCCGGCGTGAGGAGCAGGATCCTGGCCACTGTGAGCAGGAGGGACGCCTTCCTCCACCGGCTCATCGACGCCGAGCGGCGGAGgatt GGCGGTGCCGGCGACGAGGGCGAGAAGAAGAGCATGATCGCCGTGCTCCTCACTCTGCAGAAGACGGAGCCGGAGCTGTACACTGATCAGATGATCATCGCTCTGTGTGCGGTAAGTCACTTTTCCACTTGGTTGCTTCTCACATACCCAAGTACTTCAACT GCGAGTAACACGGCCATGTCACTTAGCTGGATGAATCCCACTTCCAACGTGTTTATTTCTAGTAATTTAATTTTGGCCTTTCCCACTCTCAGCGCCGACGACGTGCCCCGCCTCAGCTACCTCCAGTGCATCATCAACGAGACGCTACGCCTGTACCCGGcggcgccgctgctgctgccgcacgAGTCCTCCGCCGACTGCAAGGTCGGCGGCTACGACGTGCGGAGCGGCACCATGCTGATCGTGAACGCGTACGCCCTCCACATGGACCCGGCTGTGTGGGAGGACCCGACGGCGTTCCGCCCGGAGCGGTTCGAGGACGGCAAGGGCGACGGGCTGCTGCTGATGCCGTTCGGGATGGGGCGGCGGAGGTGCCCCGGCGAGGCGCTGGCGCTGCTGACGGTCGGGGTGGTTCTCGGGACGCTGGTGCAGTGTTTCGACTGGGACCGGGTGGACGGCGTGGAGGTGGACATGACGGAGGGGGTGGGGATCACCATGCCCAAGGCCGTGGCTTTGGAGGCCGTGTGTAGGCCGCGCGCGGCCATGCGCGATGTTCTTCAGAAGCTCTGA